One Phaseolus vulgaris cultivar G19833 chromosome 4, P. vulgaris v2.0, whole genome shotgun sequence DNA window includes the following coding sequences:
- the LOC137838375 gene encoding uncharacterized protein: MIPVEIKESSPRFQNFVAEESNEDRKVNIDLLDEVREEACIKAEALKRRVEYKYNSKLRPRQFQVVDLVMRKAHPYQLENKLSPKWTDPFRVTEALGNGAYKLETLEGGTIPRTWNGANLKFGFS; this comes from the coding sequence ATGATCCCTGTAGAAATTAAGGAGAGTTCACCACGCTTTCAAAACTTCgtggctgaagaatccaacgaagataGAAAGGTGAACATAGATCTattggatgaggtcagggaggaagcatgcatcaaggctgaagccttgaaaagaagggtggagtacaagtacaactccaagttgagacctcggcagttccaggTCGTCGACTTGGTGATGCGAAAGGCCCACCCCTACCAACTAGAGAACAAgttatctcccaagtggactgatCCATTTCGTGTGACAGAGGCGCTTGGGAACGGGGCGTACAAGCTCGAGACCTTAGAAGGTGGGACAATTCCTCGAACTTGGAATGGAGCCAATTTAAAGTTCGGTTTCAGTTAA
- the LOC137838377 gene encoding uncharacterized protein, with amino-acid sequence MIDLLIRKVLPKPDVAGRMVRWAIELSEFDVQYEPIGPIKGQVYADFIVELSLAATHQEEPNSRWVLSVDGSSNQQGSGVGVILEGPNGLLIEQALRFAFKASNNQAEYEALIAGMLLAKQMGAKSLLAKSDSLLVTEQVTGEYQAKDPQMGAYLEYGKILKETFAVFELVHIPDNRMAELTC; translated from the coding sequence ATGATAGACCTCCTTATTCGCAAGGTCTTAccgaagcccgatgtggcaggtcgaatggtgcgctgggcgatTGAGTTATCAGAGTTCGATGTGCAGTACGAACCAATAGGACCTATCAAAGGCCAAGTTTATGCTGACTTCATAGTAGAGCTCTCATTGGCAGCCACACACCAAGAGGAACCAAATTCTAGATGGGTCCTCTCCGTAGACGGGTCCTCCAACCAACAGGGTAGTGGGGTTGGTGTCAttctggaaggaccaaatgggttgctgatcgagcaggccctacggtttgccttcaaggctagtAACAACCAAGCTGAATATGAGGCcttgatcgcaggaatgttacTAGCTAAGCAGATGGGTGCTAAGAGTTTGCTGGCAAAGAGTGATTCCCTGTTAGTAACGGAGCAGGTTACGGGGGAATATCAGGCCAAGGACCCTCAGATGGGCGCATACTTGGAGTATGGTAAGATCTTGAAAGAGACTTTTGCAGTGTTCGAACTAGTACACATCCCAGATAACAGAATGGCCGAACTaacttgctag
- the LOC137838378 gene encoding uncharacterized protein, translating into MDLKEIIVIPNVADRLKSPPKTDRRLGPNKDTWCEFHQAFGHSLRNCLALGYQLDELVRSGFLKEYLQENQGASTTAVPTGDQGHQIPVHGEINTIYGGFSRGGCTASQRKKYVREVMVVEAGEPDQSPEPNLFFTKADLQDVVPHDNDPMVISVVMEGRKVHRVLVNQGSSTNVMFWSTFNKLLLSIDQLRPYDGCLYGFIGDQVEVRGHMEIRTTFTYGTASRTINIRYLVVNAPSVYNILLGRPALNRTRAVASTRHMKMKLPSSEGAVITIKSDQKAAKKCYENSLKTKRGVCTVTNQPLGREVYPSRDLPRRSA; encoded by the coding sequence ATGGATCTCAAAGAGATAATCGTTATCCCTAACGTGGCAGATAGACTGAAGTCACCCCCGAAGACCGACAGAAGATTGGGGCCCAACAAAGAcacttggtgcgaattccaccaagcCTTTGGCCACAGCTTGCGCAACTGCTTAGCGTTGGGGTACCAGTTAGACGAGCTGGTAAGGAGCGGTTTCCTAAAGGAGTACCTACAAGAGAACCAAGGGGCCTCAACGACAGCGGTCCCCACAGGAGATCAAGGACATCAAATACCTGTCCATGGAGAGATCAACACAATTTATGGAGGATTCTCAAGAGGAGGATGTActgcctcccagcgaaagaagtaTGTTAGAGAGGTGATGGTAGTGGAAGCAGGTGAGCCTGACCAGTCCCCGGAACCTAACCTCTTCTTCACGAAGGCTGATCTGCAAGATGTGGTTCcacatgacaacgatcccatggTGATCTCAGTAGTGATGGAAGGAAGAAAGGTACATAGAGTCCTCGTCAATCAGGGGAGTTCGACaaatgtgatgttctggtcgactttcAATAAGCTGTTGTTGTCGATCGATCAGTTGAGACCTTACGACGGTTGCCTATATGGCTTCATTggggaccaggtggaggtgcgaGGGCACATGGAAATAAGGACCACTTTCACATATGGCACAGCGTCTCGCACAATTAACATAAGGTACCTTGTTGTCAACGCCCCTTCGGTTTACAACATTCTTTTGGGCAGACCTGCCCTAAACAGAACAAGAGCAGTAGCCTCgacgaggcatatgaagatgaagttaccTTCTTCTGAGGGAGCCGTGATAACAATCAAGTCTGACCAGAAGGcggcaaagaagtgctatgagaatagcctgaagacgaagagaggggtGTGTACCGTAACCAACCAACCTTTAGGGAGAGAGGTTTACCCGAGTAGAGATCTCCCGAGAAGATCGGCCTGA